A region from the Aegilops tauschii subsp. strangulata cultivar AL8/78 chromosome 5, Aet v6.0, whole genome shotgun sequence genome encodes:
- the LOC109781738 gene encoding uncharacterized protein isoform X7 — protein MGNNTHETELDELKDIGLQIIANCGGLPLAIKVMGGVLSVRHVQRPDWMRVLNDFIPSCELPEVINHSVYLSYEDLAPCLKQCFLHYSLLPTNAVFYENDIVGMWISEGFIHGNSHDYWRDSEDLGSEYYRELILRNLIEPDARYTSQLVCNMNDVVRSFAQSICRDEALVAHNGDMYGYLSSRKFYQLSLESKELESDMLVWSLVQEQTSLRTLVSIGQIKLKPGDSLMAFPSPRTLHIESTNAAVLVESLCQLKHLRYLSVAHTDVSSLPENINTMKFLQHINLQGCESFEKLPDSIIKLEQLRYLNLNDTGINVIPRGFCILTNLSKLYGFPAYMDGNWCSLEELWPLSRLKEIELKGLDNVAAGLFAESASLYQMRLSYLKLECSTRVGGGGLVIEGRSVFQDEENQRIEAVFDELHPPQRLSTLVIQGYFGLQLPVWMRTEDRLECLVVLTMEDLACCTQLPCCLSQLPYLEVLKIQRAPAISCVGPEFLGVSEHHDQTAIMFPRLHELVFSGMVKWEEWVWEKQLNAMPALEELLVDNCKLRSFPPGLAFRARALRRLVVTAAQNLNSLDSFASVVELDVYFSPTLTSIANLHQLQKLTIIFCPKLEKLIGVPAIRRLVLEDYDMETLPRYLQDVGNLSLLQLDCSLELLTSIAMGQPGPEWKKYSHVKHVEAYAHDGDNQREWYVLYTKDPYKFETNINQRSSKLAAVGKGEDKLIGKEAEQLLGIDSSSDSAVFFTTTVSEDNSELVGIENPCQSIIKLLTHGDEEELKMVSICGTGGLGKTTVAHAVYRKIANEFKYNFFVDMPRNLDIKVIIGTICAEVGCPRPKFEECGVQQLVDRLKIFFEGKRYLIVFDGLWTTSVWDQILPALKDNRHGSRIIITTRNVSIAEHVGGLYRLPLLSCDDSNMLFFRRTLFGSKDDCPSQFRELSEKMLSRCGQLPLAITVITDLLPKDRVLEEWQKVCDSIERGNGMENIRRVLKHSYDDLPPDLQRCLLCLSIFPEGYEIGRDSLVQRWMAEDLIRGKHGQNLQELGESYFSELVNSNMIQPIEFDGSGRDLVYRVPVTTLDLIVDLSIRENFVTILPSLQRTDLPSEVQRLSLRGSNNKHELKAIKNIDQVSSLSLFNGAGLMQPLSKFQGLQVLHLQKCDSVKNEGDSVKNERDSVKNEGVSVKNEGDSVKNEDLNGLESLDKLRYLVLGSSHITEIPKMIGKLRHLQILDLTATRVKELPSSIGKLTKLRRLLINRSTEVPDKIIGKLEALEELVGIDISKSPNILQEIGTMPELRVLSIALWSWDEHHTTLLSQIICKLAMKKLRHLSICSCCLLDLKPDLKPDLQPVLQLEKLEIQGSIFEKLPTWINGLTHLRSLSIEIYSLENNALEVLGELELLFLSLVAKRTSGEKLVIMTNKFCTLETFLLFSRATAIEFEQGAMEKLQRLKLTLQASLTKTDHLGLDTLSSLEHVQVEIICISATDGDVKVAEAAIRSMIGNNPRKPRLEMKRIVEGYMEEDKKKESECEIEVEDEDQEALRMTKPEEQTVTAKKKKSRRARKKNKRHY, from the exons ATGGGCAATAACACACATGAGACAGAgcttgatgagctaaaggataTTGGATTGCAGATTATAGCAAATTGTGGTGGTTTGCCACTTGCTATTAAAGTGATGGGAGGAGTGTTGAGTGTGAGACATGTGCAACGGCCTGACTGGATGAGGGTTCTGAATGATTTTATTCCAAGTTGTGAACTGCCCGAGGTGATAAACCACTCAGTGTACTTAAGCTATGAAGATCTAGCTCCTTGTTTGAAGCAGTGCTTCCTGCACTACTCACTTCTCCCTACAAACGCAGTGTTCTATGAGAATGACATTGTTGGCATGTGGATcagcgaaggttttattcatggaAACTCACATGATTATTGGAGAGATTCAGAAGATTTAGGAAGTGAGTACTACAGGGAGCTTATACTGAGGAACCTTATAGAGCCGGATGCAAGGTACACTAGTCAACTGGTTTGCAACATGAATGACGTTGTTCGCTCATTTGCTCAATCCATTTGTAGGGATGAGGCACTAGTGGCTCACAATGGAGATATGTATGGTTATCTTAGTTCAAGAAAGTTCTATCAGTTGTCTCTAGAAAGCAAAGAATTGGAGTCAGATATGTTAGTCTGGAGTCTTGTACAAGAACAGACATCATTGCGAACGCTAGTATCAATTGGCCAGATAAAGCTTAAACCTGGTGATTCTTTGATGGCCTTTCCAAGTCCACGGACCCTACACATAGAATCCACAAATGCTGCTGTATTGGTTGAATCTTTGTGTCAACTTAAGCACCTGAGGTATTTGTCTGTAGCACACACTGATGTATCTAGTCTTCCAGAAAACATCAACACGATGAAATTCTTGCAGCATATTAACCTCCAGGGTTGTGAAAGTTTTGAGAAACTTCCTGATAGCATTATAAAGCTAGAGCAGCTGAGGTATCTAAACCTTAATGACACAGGTATAAATGTTATACCTCGGGGTTTTTGTATTCTAACAAATTTGAGTAAACTATATGGGTTTCCAGCCTACATGGATGGCAACTGGTGTAGTCTGGAAGAGTTGTGGCCTCTTTCCCGGTTAAAAGAAATTGAATTGAAGGGTTTGGACAATGTAGCTGCTGGTTTGTTTGCTGAAAGCGCCAGCCTTTATCAGATGCGTCTTAGCTACTTGAAGTTAGAGTGCAGCACCAGAGTGGGAGGTGGTGGGTTGGTTATAGAAGGAAGAAGTGTATTCCAGGATGAAGAAAACCAACGAATCGAGGCGGTGTTTGATGAGCTCCACCCACCACAGCGCCTAAGTACTCTTGTCATCCAAGGATACTTTGGTCTGCAGCTCCCAGTTTGGATGAGAACAGAGGACCGTCTTGAGTGCTTGGTTGTTCTGACGATGGAAGATTTGGCTTGCTGCACCCAGCTTCCATGTTGCTTGAGTCAGCTTCCCTATTTGGAGGTCCTTAAGATTCAACGAGCCCCAGCCATCAGCTGTGTGGGGCCTGAATTCTTAGGAGTCTCCGAACATCATGACCAGACGGCGATTATGTTTCCTCGTTTGCATGAACTGGTCTTCTCTGGAATGGTGAAGTGGGAGGAGTGGGTGTGGGAAAAACAGTTAAATGCCATGCCCGCCCTGGAGGAGCTTCTGGTCGATAACTGCAAACTGAGGAGCTTTCCTCCTGGCCTTGCCTTCCGTGCAAGGGCTTTGAGACGATTGGTCGTTACTGCGGCTCAAAACCTGAACTCTCTTGATAGTTTTGCTTCTGTTGTTGAGCTTGACGTGTATTTCAGTCCAACGCTGACAAGTATAGCTAATCTCCATCAACTGCAAAAGCTTACAATCATTTTCTGCCCGAAGCTCGAGAAATTGATTGGTGTTCCTGCAATCCGAAGACTAGTGCTGGAGGATTATGACATGGAAACACTCCCGAGATACCTTCAAGATGTAGGGAACCTGAGCCTTTTGCAGCTAGACTGCAGCCTAGAGCTTCTCACGTCCATAGCCATGGGGCAACCTGGACCAGAGTGGAAAAAGTACAGCCATGTCAAGCATGTCGAGGCATATGCGCATGATGGAGACAATCAAAGGGAATGGTATGTGTTATACACAAAAGATCCCTACAAATTCGAGACAAACATCAACCAACGCTCTTCCAAACTGGCAG CTGTTGGCAAAGGTGAAGACAAGCTTATTGGCAAAGAGGCAGAACAACTTCTTGGCATAGACAGCTCGAGTGACTCAGCAG TTTTTTTCACTACCACAGTCAGCGAAGATAACAGCGAACTTGTTGGAATTGAAAATCCATGTCAATCTATAATCAAATTGCTGACGCATGGTGATGAGGAAGAACTAAAAATGGTCTCCATTTGTGGAACTGGAGGTTTGGGTAAAACGACAGTTGCCCATGCAGTTTATAGGAAGATTGCAAATGAATTTAAATATAATTTTTTTGTTGACATGCCCCGTAATCTTGACATAAAAGTGATCATTGGAACCATATGTGCTGAAGTTGGTTGTCCTCGCCCCAAGTTTGAAGAATGTGGTGTTCAGCAACTAGTCGACCGACTCAAAATATTCTTTGAAGGGAAAAG GTACTTGATCGTTTTTGATGGCTTGTGGACCACATCAGTATGGGATCAAATTCTGCCTGCACTGAAAGATAATAGACATGGAAGTAGAATAATAATTACAACCCGGAATGTCAGTATTGCTGAACATGTTGGTGGCCTTTATCGTCTGCCACTTCTTTCTTGCGACGACTCGAACATGTTATTCTTCCGAAGAACATTATTTGGCAGTAAAGATgattgtccttctcaatttagaGAATTGTCTGAGAAAATGTTGAGTAGATGTGGACAGTTACCATTAGCCATCACTGTCATAACTGATTTGCTGCCTAAAGATAGGGTGTTGGAGGAATGGCAAAAGGTGTGTGATTCTATTGAAAGGGGTAACGGTATGGAGAATATCAGAAGAGTTCTAAAACACAGTTATGATGATCTACCTCCAGATCTCCAGAGATGCTTGTTGTGTCTAAGTATTTTCCCAGAGGGCTATGAGATTGGAAGAGATAGTTTGGTGCAGAGATGGATGGCTGAAGATTTAATACGTGGGAAGCATGGACAGAACTTACAGGAACTGGGTGAGAGTTATTTTTCTGAACTCGTAAATTCTAACATGATCCAACCAATAGAATTTGACGGTTCTGGAAGGGATCTGGTTTACCGTGTACCTGTAACAACTCTTGATCTTATTGTCGATTTGTCTATTCGCGAGAACTTTGTTACTATATTACCTAGCCTACAACGAACAGATCTCCCAAGTGAGGTACAACGATTATCTCTCCGAGGCAGCAATAATAAGCATGAGTTAAAAGCAATCAAGAACATTGACCAAGTGAGTTCACTCTCCCTCTTTAATGGTGCTGGTTTGATGCAGCCACTTTCAAAATTTCAAGGGCTGCAAGTGTTACATTTACAGAAATGTGATTCTGTGAAGAATGAAGGTGATTCTGTGAAGAATGAACGAGATTCTGTGAAGAATGAAGGTGTTTCTGTGAAGAATGAAGGAGATTCTGTGAAGAATGAAGATCTTAACGGTCTTGAGAGTTTGGACAAGCTGAGGTATCTTGTTCTAGGCAGCAGTCATATTACCGAGATCCCCAAAATGATCGGGAAACTACGCCATCTGCAGATACTGGATTTGACGGCAACTCGTGTAAAAGAGCTGCCATCAAGCATTGGTAAGCTTACAAAATTGCGGCGTCTGCTTATTAACAGATCCACAGAAGTACCAGATAAGATCATTGGGAAACTAGAAGCTCTAGAAGAACTGGTGGGCATTGATATCTCCAAGTCTCCAAATATTCTGCAAGAGATTGGTACCATGCCAGAACTGAGGGTGCTCAGCATTGCCTTGTGGTCGTGGGATGAGCATCATACCACACTTCTCTCCCAGATTATCTGCAAACTGGCTATGAAGAAACTCAGACATCTCTCTATCTGCTCTTGCTGTTTACTAGATTTGAAGCCAGATTTGAAGCCAGATCTGCAGCCGGTTCTCCAACTGGAAAAGCTTGAGATACAGGGCAGCATATTCGAGAAATTACCAACGTGGATTAACGGACTCACCCATCTCCGCTCCTTGTCCATCGAGATCTACTCCTTGGAAAATAATGCCCTTGAAGTACTTGGGGAATTAGAGCTTCTTTTCCTATCCCTTGTTGCAAAGAGGACCTCAGGAGAAAAGTTGGTGATTATGACAAATAAATTCTGTACCCTGGAAACTTTCCTTCTGTTCAGCCGTGCCACAGCAATCGAGTTTGAACAAGGAGCTATGGAGAAACTTCAAAGGCTTAAGTTAACGCTGCAGGCGTCACTGACAAAGACGGATCATCTTGGCCTGGATACTCTCTCTTCACTTGAGCACGTCCAAGTTGAAATTATCTGCATCAGTGCCACGGATGGGGATGTGAAGGTTGCTGAGGCTGCAATCCGGAGCATGATTGGAAATAACCCCCGTAAACCTAGACTTGAAATGAAAAGAATCGTGGAGGGATATATGGAAGAAGATAAAAAGAAAGAGTCAGAATGTGAAATCGAGGTAGAAGATGAAGATCAAGAAGCACTCCGTATGACAAAGCCGGAAGAACAGACCGTTAcagcaaagaagaagaagagcaggagggcaaggaagaagaacaagagGCATTACTA G
- the LOC109781738 gene encoding uncharacterized protein isoform X8, with the protein MGNNTHETELDELKDIGLQIIANCGGLPLAIKVMGGVLSVRHVQRPDWMRVLNDFIPSCELPEVINHSVYLSYEDLAPCLKQCFLHYSLLPTNAVFYENDIVGMWISEGFIHGNSHDYWRDSEDLGSEYYRELILRNLIEPDARYTSQLVCNMNDVVRSFAQSICRDEALVAHNGDMYGYLSSRKFYQLSLESKELESDMLVWSLVQEQTSLRTLVSIGQIKLKPGDSLMAFPSPRTLHIESTNAAVLVESLCQLKHLRYLSVAHTDVSSLPENINTMKFLQHINLQGCESFEKLPDSIIKLEQLRYLNLNDTGINVIPRGFCILTNLSKLYGFPAYMDGNWCSLEELWPLSRLKEIELKGLDNVAAGLFAESASLYQMRLSYLKLECSTRVGGGGLVIEGRSVFQDEENQRIEAVFDELHPPQRLSTLVIQGYFGLQLPVWMRTEDRLECLVVLTMEDLACCTQLPCCLSQLPYLEVLKIQRAPAISCVGPEFLGVSEHHDQTAIMFPRLHELVFSGMVKWEEWVWEKQLNAMPALEELLVDNCKLRSFPPGLAFRARALRRLVVTAAQNLNSLDSFASVVELDVYFSPTLTSIANLHQLQKLTIIFCPKLEKLIGVPAIRRLVLEDYDMETLPRYLQDVGNLSLLQLDCSLELLTSIAMGQPGPEWKKYSHVKHVEAYAHDGDNQREWYVLYTKDPYKFETNINQRSSKLAAVGKGEDKLIGKEAEQLLGIDSSSDSAVSEDNSELVGIENPCQSIIKLLTHGDEEELKMVSICGTGGLGKTTVAHAVYRKIANEFKYNFFVDMPRNLDIKVIIGTICAEVGCPRPKFEECGVQQLVDRLKIFFEGKRYLIVFDGLWTTSVWDQILPALKDNRHGSRIIITTRNVSIAEHVGGLYRLPLLSCDDSNMLFFRRTLFGSKDDCPSQFRELSEKMLSRCGQLPLAITVITDLLPKDRVLEEWQKVCDSIERGNGMENIRRVLKHSYDDLPPDLQRCLLCLSIFPEGYEIGRDSLVQRWMAEDLIRGKHGQNLQELGESYFSELVNSNMIQPIEFDGSGRDLVYRVPVTTLDLIVDLSIRENFVTILPSLQRTDLPSEVQRLSLRGSNNKHELKAIKNIDQVSSLSLFNGAGLMQPLSKFQGLQVLHLQKCDSVKNEGDSVKNERDSVKNEGVSVKNEGDSVKNEDLNGLESLDKLRYLVLGSSHITEIPKMIGKLRHLQILDLTATRVKELPSSIGKLTKLRRLLINRSTEVPDKIIGKLEALEELVGIDISKSPNILQEIGTMPELRVLSIALWSWDEHHTTLLSQIICKLAMKKLRHLSICSCCLLDLKPDLKPDLQPVLQLEKLEIQGSIFEKLPTWINGLTHLRSLSIEIYSLENNALEVLGELELLFLSLVAKRTSGEKLVIMTNKFCTLETFLLFSRATAIEFEQGAMEKLQRLKLTLQASLTKTDHLGLDTLSSLEHVQVEIICISATDGDVKVAEAAIRSMIGNNPRKPRLEMKRIVEGYMEEDKKKESECEIEVEDEDQEALRMTKPEEQTVTAKKKKSRRARKKNKRHY; encoded by the exons ATGGGCAATAACACACATGAGACAGAgcttgatgagctaaaggataTTGGATTGCAGATTATAGCAAATTGTGGTGGTTTGCCACTTGCTATTAAAGTGATGGGAGGAGTGTTGAGTGTGAGACATGTGCAACGGCCTGACTGGATGAGGGTTCTGAATGATTTTATTCCAAGTTGTGAACTGCCCGAGGTGATAAACCACTCAGTGTACTTAAGCTATGAAGATCTAGCTCCTTGTTTGAAGCAGTGCTTCCTGCACTACTCACTTCTCCCTACAAACGCAGTGTTCTATGAGAATGACATTGTTGGCATGTGGATcagcgaaggttttattcatggaAACTCACATGATTATTGGAGAGATTCAGAAGATTTAGGAAGTGAGTACTACAGGGAGCTTATACTGAGGAACCTTATAGAGCCGGATGCAAGGTACACTAGTCAACTGGTTTGCAACATGAATGACGTTGTTCGCTCATTTGCTCAATCCATTTGTAGGGATGAGGCACTAGTGGCTCACAATGGAGATATGTATGGTTATCTTAGTTCAAGAAAGTTCTATCAGTTGTCTCTAGAAAGCAAAGAATTGGAGTCAGATATGTTAGTCTGGAGTCTTGTACAAGAACAGACATCATTGCGAACGCTAGTATCAATTGGCCAGATAAAGCTTAAACCTGGTGATTCTTTGATGGCCTTTCCAAGTCCACGGACCCTACACATAGAATCCACAAATGCTGCTGTATTGGTTGAATCTTTGTGTCAACTTAAGCACCTGAGGTATTTGTCTGTAGCACACACTGATGTATCTAGTCTTCCAGAAAACATCAACACGATGAAATTCTTGCAGCATATTAACCTCCAGGGTTGTGAAAGTTTTGAGAAACTTCCTGATAGCATTATAAAGCTAGAGCAGCTGAGGTATCTAAACCTTAATGACACAGGTATAAATGTTATACCTCGGGGTTTTTGTATTCTAACAAATTTGAGTAAACTATATGGGTTTCCAGCCTACATGGATGGCAACTGGTGTAGTCTGGAAGAGTTGTGGCCTCTTTCCCGGTTAAAAGAAATTGAATTGAAGGGTTTGGACAATGTAGCTGCTGGTTTGTTTGCTGAAAGCGCCAGCCTTTATCAGATGCGTCTTAGCTACTTGAAGTTAGAGTGCAGCACCAGAGTGGGAGGTGGTGGGTTGGTTATAGAAGGAAGAAGTGTATTCCAGGATGAAGAAAACCAACGAATCGAGGCGGTGTTTGATGAGCTCCACCCACCACAGCGCCTAAGTACTCTTGTCATCCAAGGATACTTTGGTCTGCAGCTCCCAGTTTGGATGAGAACAGAGGACCGTCTTGAGTGCTTGGTTGTTCTGACGATGGAAGATTTGGCTTGCTGCACCCAGCTTCCATGTTGCTTGAGTCAGCTTCCCTATTTGGAGGTCCTTAAGATTCAACGAGCCCCAGCCATCAGCTGTGTGGGGCCTGAATTCTTAGGAGTCTCCGAACATCATGACCAGACGGCGATTATGTTTCCTCGTTTGCATGAACTGGTCTTCTCTGGAATGGTGAAGTGGGAGGAGTGGGTGTGGGAAAAACAGTTAAATGCCATGCCCGCCCTGGAGGAGCTTCTGGTCGATAACTGCAAACTGAGGAGCTTTCCTCCTGGCCTTGCCTTCCGTGCAAGGGCTTTGAGACGATTGGTCGTTACTGCGGCTCAAAACCTGAACTCTCTTGATAGTTTTGCTTCTGTTGTTGAGCTTGACGTGTATTTCAGTCCAACGCTGACAAGTATAGCTAATCTCCATCAACTGCAAAAGCTTACAATCATTTTCTGCCCGAAGCTCGAGAAATTGATTGGTGTTCCTGCAATCCGAAGACTAGTGCTGGAGGATTATGACATGGAAACACTCCCGAGATACCTTCAAGATGTAGGGAACCTGAGCCTTTTGCAGCTAGACTGCAGCCTAGAGCTTCTCACGTCCATAGCCATGGGGCAACCTGGACCAGAGTGGAAAAAGTACAGCCATGTCAAGCATGTCGAGGCATATGCGCATGATGGAGACAATCAAAGGGAATGGTATGTGTTATACACAAAAGATCCCTACAAATTCGAGACAAACATCAACCAACGCTCTTCCAAACTGGCAG CTGTTGGCAAAGGTGAAGACAAGCTTATTGGCAAAGAGGCAGAACAACTTCTTGGCATAGACAGCTCGAGTGACTCAGCAG TCAGCGAAGATAACAGCGAACTTGTTGGAATTGAAAATCCATGTCAATCTATAATCAAATTGCTGACGCATGGTGATGAGGAAGAACTAAAAATGGTCTCCATTTGTGGAACTGGAGGTTTGGGTAAAACGACAGTTGCCCATGCAGTTTATAGGAAGATTGCAAATGAATTTAAATATAATTTTTTTGTTGACATGCCCCGTAATCTTGACATAAAAGTGATCATTGGAACCATATGTGCTGAAGTTGGTTGTCCTCGCCCCAAGTTTGAAGAATGTGGTGTTCAGCAACTAGTCGACCGACTCAAAATATTCTTTGAAGGGAAAAG GTACTTGATCGTTTTTGATGGCTTGTGGACCACATCAGTATGGGATCAAATTCTGCCTGCACTGAAAGATAATAGACATGGAAGTAGAATAATAATTACAACCCGGAATGTCAGTATTGCTGAACATGTTGGTGGCCTTTATCGTCTGCCACTTCTTTCTTGCGACGACTCGAACATGTTATTCTTCCGAAGAACATTATTTGGCAGTAAAGATgattgtccttctcaatttagaGAATTGTCTGAGAAAATGTTGAGTAGATGTGGACAGTTACCATTAGCCATCACTGTCATAACTGATTTGCTGCCTAAAGATAGGGTGTTGGAGGAATGGCAAAAGGTGTGTGATTCTATTGAAAGGGGTAACGGTATGGAGAATATCAGAAGAGTTCTAAAACACAGTTATGATGATCTACCTCCAGATCTCCAGAGATGCTTGTTGTGTCTAAGTATTTTCCCAGAGGGCTATGAGATTGGAAGAGATAGTTTGGTGCAGAGATGGATGGCTGAAGATTTAATACGTGGGAAGCATGGACAGAACTTACAGGAACTGGGTGAGAGTTATTTTTCTGAACTCGTAAATTCTAACATGATCCAACCAATAGAATTTGACGGTTCTGGAAGGGATCTGGTTTACCGTGTACCTGTAACAACTCTTGATCTTATTGTCGATTTGTCTATTCGCGAGAACTTTGTTACTATATTACCTAGCCTACAACGAACAGATCTCCCAAGTGAGGTACAACGATTATCTCTCCGAGGCAGCAATAATAAGCATGAGTTAAAAGCAATCAAGAACATTGACCAAGTGAGTTCACTCTCCCTCTTTAATGGTGCTGGTTTGATGCAGCCACTTTCAAAATTTCAAGGGCTGCAAGTGTTACATTTACAGAAATGTGATTCTGTGAAGAATGAAGGTGATTCTGTGAAGAATGAACGAGATTCTGTGAAGAATGAAGGTGTTTCTGTGAAGAATGAAGGAGATTCTGTGAAGAATGAAGATCTTAACGGTCTTGAGAGTTTGGACAAGCTGAGGTATCTTGTTCTAGGCAGCAGTCATATTACCGAGATCCCCAAAATGATCGGGAAACTACGCCATCTGCAGATACTGGATTTGACGGCAACTCGTGTAAAAGAGCTGCCATCAAGCATTGGTAAGCTTACAAAATTGCGGCGTCTGCTTATTAACAGATCCACAGAAGTACCAGATAAGATCATTGGGAAACTAGAAGCTCTAGAAGAACTGGTGGGCATTGATATCTCCAAGTCTCCAAATATTCTGCAAGAGATTGGTACCATGCCAGAACTGAGGGTGCTCAGCATTGCCTTGTGGTCGTGGGATGAGCATCATACCACACTTCTCTCCCAGATTATCTGCAAACTGGCTATGAAGAAACTCAGACATCTCTCTATCTGCTCTTGCTGTTTACTAGATTTGAAGCCAGATTTGAAGCCAGATCTGCAGCCGGTTCTCCAACTGGAAAAGCTTGAGATACAGGGCAGCATATTCGAGAAATTACCAACGTGGATTAACGGACTCACCCATCTCCGCTCCTTGTCCATCGAGATCTACTCCTTGGAAAATAATGCCCTTGAAGTACTTGGGGAATTAGAGCTTCTTTTCCTATCCCTTGTTGCAAAGAGGACCTCAGGAGAAAAGTTGGTGATTATGACAAATAAATTCTGTACCCTGGAAACTTTCCTTCTGTTCAGCCGTGCCACAGCAATCGAGTTTGAACAAGGAGCTATGGAGAAACTTCAAAGGCTTAAGTTAACGCTGCAGGCGTCACTGACAAAGACGGATCATCTTGGCCTGGATACTCTCTCTTCACTTGAGCACGTCCAAGTTGAAATTATCTGCATCAGTGCCACGGATGGGGATGTGAAGGTTGCTGAGGCTGCAATCCGGAGCATGATTGGAAATAACCCCCGTAAACCTAGACTTGAAATGAAAAGAATCGTGGAGGGATATATGGAAGAAGATAAAAAGAAAGAGTCAGAATGTGAAATCGAGGTAGAAGATGAAGATCAAGAAGCACTCCGTATGACAAAGCCGGAAGAACAGACCGTTAcagcaaagaagaagaagagcaggagggcaaggaagaagaacaagagGCATTACTA G